Proteins from one Xenorhabdus griffiniae genomic window:
- a CDS encoding GNAT family N-acetyltransferase produces MGKITDWVTLTGKSVTLIPLSHDRHDEFVRAIEDGQLHKLWYASVPDPANVQAEIERRLTLHGKGSMLPFAVINNATGIAVGMTTYMNIDANIPRLEIGSTWYAHSVQRTAINTEAKFLLLQYAFEELECVAVELRTHFLNHQSRKAIERLGAKLDGILRHHLRAKDGSIRDTCVYSILFNEWPAIKTHLTWLMTKPR; encoded by the coding sequence ATGGGAAAAATAACAGATTGGGTGACGTTAACCGGAAAAAGTGTGACTTTAATACCTTTATCACATGACAGACATGATGAATTTGTTCGTGCTATTGAGGATGGGCAGTTACATAAGCTGTGGTATGCCAGTGTGCCTGATCCTGCAAATGTCCAGGCGGAAATTGAACGTCGTTTAACCCTGCATGGCAAGGGCAGCATGTTACCTTTTGCTGTCATCAACAATGCAACGGGGATAGCGGTTGGCATGACAACTTATATGAATATTGATGCGAATATTCCCAGATTGGAAATTGGTTCTACATGGTATGCGCATTCTGTCCAACGCACAGCGATTAATACGGAAGCCAAGTTTTTACTGTTGCAGTATGCATTTGAGGAACTGGAATGCGTTGCCGTGGAACTCCGTACCCATTTTTTAAACCATCAAAGCCGCAAGGCGATTGAACGATTGGGAGCAAAACTGGATGGGATTTTGCGTCATCACCTGCGAGCCAAAGATGGTTCAATAAGGGATACTTGCGTTTATAGCATTCTGTTCAATGAATGGCCCGCCATTAAAACGCATCTTACATGGTTAATGACGAAGCCACGTTGA
- a CDS encoding VirK/YbjX family protein codes for MSYLQQPTSSGIKLFTDLVGKRIILGELWYSSGTRTKFALRSLLTPISTLKLLNGITRTPHYLDILKKQPSWPCKLHRPYLSINFKRNQIVGALNDHYQILFKQLESTVINRIFSVHTYLLATIQGKNETFLIYIDALDNLNKEGELSLYITTAENVTLAKCAFTLLTIDGKQTLFIGALQGPTKGDNSLEIIRHATKECYGLFPKRLLIEAICRFADHMNCEQIQAASNETHIYRSIRYWHKKKNKMVADYNSFWESLNGIRKENNDFHLPSCIERKSLDEIPSKKRAEYRRRYQLLDDLENDIKASLTTD; via the coding sequence ATGAGTTACTTACAGCAACCTACGTCTTCAGGAATAAAGCTATTTACTGATCTTGTCGGAAAACGTATTATCCTAGGGGAACTCTGGTATTCTTCCGGTACCCGCACTAAATTTGCACTACGCAGCCTTCTGACTCCCATTTCAACATTAAAACTGTTGAATGGCATTACCAGAACGCCTCATTATCTAGATATTCTGAAAAAACAACCCAGTTGGCCTTGTAAATTACATCGTCCATACTTAAGCATTAATTTTAAGCGCAACCAGATTGTCGGCGCTCTGAATGATCATTATCAAATATTATTCAAACAGTTAGAATCTACTGTTATTAATCGGATTTTTTCTGTTCATACTTATTTACTGGCAACCATTCAAGGGAAAAATGAAACTTTTCTGATATATATTGATGCACTGGACAACCTGAATAAAGAAGGTGAACTCTCTCTCTATATTACTACTGCGGAGAATGTTACTCTGGCCAAGTGTGCATTCACTTTATTAACGATTGATGGCAAACAGACACTCTTTATTGGTGCACTACAAGGGCCAACTAAAGGAGATAATTCTCTGGAGATTATCCGCCATGCAACTAAAGAGTGTTATGGCTTATTCCCTAAACGCTTGTTGATTGAGGCTATTTGTCGTTTTGCTGATCATATGAATTGTGAACAGATCCAAGCAGCCAGTAACGAAACTCATATCTATCGTAGCATCCGTTATTGGCATAAAAAGAAAAATAAGATGGTGGCCGATTACAATTCTTTCTGGGAATCGCTAAATGGCATCAGAAAGGAAAATAATGATTTCCATTTGCCATCATGCATAGAAAGAAAATCGTTGGATGAGATCCCCAGTAAAAAACGCGCCGAATATCGCCGCCGCTATCAATTACTGGATGATCTGGAAAACGATATCAAGGCATCCCTGACAACCGACTGA